A section of the Cuniculiplasma divulgatum genome encodes:
- a CDS encoding DNA topoisomerase VI subunit B, with amino-acid sequence MMASRKSTISDFREASISEFFEKNRHILGFDSPQKSLFMIVKEALDNSLDACEEYQILPDIKVTIAKQNDDEYLITVEDNGPGIERKQVPDVFGKLLYGSRFHSFKQSRGQQGIGITAAILYGQITTARPAYIKTKRAQDDVAYEFELGINVKENRAQINYERPVIWDVTSGTVVAIPARAKYQTGRQSVWEYIRETAVANPNANFSFTDPDGRTLEIRRVIETPSKPGTAIKPHPLGLEIGEINSMSRSTHAETMMEFLKGDFNRVSDRIAQEILQKSGIRPEEKPSEITLEQVRKLRDAFSQVKLMPPPTDCLSPLGHEFIIKGLKNVYGESRPSHYSKPVVRPISIHNGNPFAVEAGLVYGGDLRSDEPVRVVRFANKVPLLYQAGACAITRAVQEMDWRPYGLDQKSGQGIPFGPAVIFVHVYGIRIPFTSESKEAIASVDEITAEVTMALKSLGRSVKSFLGKKDRRKKVYEKFRLVSLLIPEIGRKSSVILGKDLPPLDSVISKIANVVFVTEDIIHDGDRTLSKVKVINYTRHPVNMKLYADPPVAYYDGDDMVWDISDLQPSLEVEFSIPLSNVPQEYPGTAFYFTGIDPVHVQGADPLPADYGMESISIIDSADDEKGDQ; translated from the coding sequence ATGATGGCTTCAAGGAAATCTACCATATCCGACTTCAGGGAAGCTTCCATTTCTGAATTTTTTGAAAAGAACAGGCATATACTCGGTTTTGATTCCCCGCAGAAATCGTTATTCATGATTGTAAAGGAGGCACTGGACAACTCTCTGGATGCCTGCGAGGAATACCAGATTCTGCCGGACATAAAGGTGACAATTGCAAAGCAGAACGATGATGAGTACCTGATCACTGTGGAGGACAACGGCCCAGGCATCGAAAGAAAACAGGTTCCTGACGTGTTCGGGAAGCTTCTGTACGGATCAAGGTTCCATTCCTTCAAGCAGTCCAGGGGCCAGCAGGGCATAGGCATCACTGCAGCCATCCTCTATGGGCAGATCACCACGGCCAGGCCTGCGTACATCAAAACAAAGAGAGCCCAGGATGATGTTGCATACGAGTTTGAACTTGGCATAAATGTGAAGGAGAACAGGGCACAGATCAATTATGAAAGGCCGGTCATATGGGATGTGACCAGCGGGACTGTTGTGGCAATACCAGCAAGGGCGAAGTACCAGACAGGGAGGCAGTCCGTATGGGAGTATATCAGGGAAACGGCAGTGGCCAACCCAAACGCAAACTTCTCCTTCACCGATCCAGACGGAAGGACGCTGGAAATAAGGCGCGTTATTGAAACGCCTTCAAAACCCGGAACAGCCATCAAACCGCATCCTTTGGGGCTGGAGATCGGGGAAATAAATTCCATGAGCAGGTCCACACATGCAGAGACAATGATGGAATTCCTCAAGGGTGATTTCAACAGGGTGAGCGACAGGATAGCCCAGGAGATCCTGCAGAAATCCGGCATCAGGCCAGAAGAGAAACCATCAGAGATCACGCTTGAACAGGTGAGGAAGCTCAGGGACGCCTTTAGCCAGGTCAAGCTCATGCCGCCTCCAACTGATTGCCTGTCACCCCTTGGCCATGAATTTATCATCAAGGGGCTGAAGAACGTTTATGGCGAGAGCAGGCCATCACATTACTCGAAGCCTGTTGTCAGGCCCATATCAATACACAACGGCAACCCATTTGCGGTTGAAGCAGGCCTAGTCTACGGAGGCGATCTCAGGTCCGATGAACCCGTGAGGGTAGTCAGGTTTGCGAACAAGGTGCCACTGCTGTACCAGGCAGGAGCGTGTGCCATCACCAGGGCCGTGCAGGAAATGGACTGGAGGCCATATGGCCTCGATCAGAAAAGCGGCCAGGGAATACCCTTCGGGCCTGCTGTGATCTTCGTCCATGTGTACGGCATAAGAATCCCGTTCACTTCGGAATCCAAGGAAGCCATAGCCTCAGTTGATGAGATAACAGCAGAGGTCACAATGGCGCTGAAGTCGCTGGGAAGGAGCGTGAAGTCATTCCTTGGAAAGAAGGACCGCAGGAAGAAGGTTTATGAGAAATTCAGGCTTGTGAGCCTGCTCATCCCCGAGATCGGCAGGAAATCATCCGTCATACTTGGAAAGGATCTTCCTCCACTGGACAGCGTGATTTCCAAGATCGCCAACGTTGTCTTTGTCACTGAGGACATCATCCATGATGGCGACAGGACACTGTCAAAGGTGAAGGTTATCAATTACACACGTCATCCCGTAAACATGAAGCTTTACGCAGACCCACCTGTGGCCTATTATGATGGCGATGATATGGTGTGGGACATTTCGGACCT